In the genome of Palaemon carinicauda isolate YSFRI2023 chromosome 20, ASM3689809v2, whole genome shotgun sequence, one region contains:
- the LOC137660004 gene encoding gelsolin-related protein of 125 kDa-like yields MVNVIREKQKAALEGKPQDERKNLRREAKEVALIRIRKIAQDEISQEKSDKVYAPAQLWEEAQRDEKTEKKQKTNLEEIEEGIVKKRIHYFENIIRGNLKEEGDLRRQSPDFRENLNRKAKDIALARITQIIQEELSKEQNETVWKSENIEMELKHYQEANSPGTKGDSVSKGEDYEEIIKVNVMGRRQKADLEEISEDERKHHKREAKEVALIRIRQIAQDEISQEKSDIVYGPVQLWEEALKDEKTEKKQKINFEEIEVGIVKMRIQYFKNITQGNMKEEGDHHGQSWDLRNHLERTAKDVASTRIRNILQEVIKENFDE; encoded by the coding sequence ATGGTAAATGTAATAAGAGAGAAACAAAAAGCTGCtcttgaaggaaaacctcaggacgagagaaagaatcttaggagggaagcaaaagaagtggccttgataaggattagaaaaattgcacaggatgaaattTCACAGGAAAAAAGTGACAAAGTATATGCTCCTGCTCAACTCTGGGAAGAGGCTCAGAGAGatgaaaaaacagaaaagaaacagaAGACTAACCTTGAAGAAATAGAGGAAGGAATCGTTAAGAAGCGTATCcactattttgaaaatatcatacgaggaAACTTAAAGGAAGAAGGCGATCTTCGTAGACAATCTCCAGACtttagagaaaatcttaataggaaggccaaggatattgctttggcaaggataacacaaataatacaagaagaattatcaaaagaaCAAAATGAAACCGTATGGAAAAGTGAGAACATAGAAATGGAACTTAAACACTACCAAGAAGCAAATAGCCCAGGAACAAAAGGAGATTCTGTTAGTAAAGGTGaggattatgaagaaattataaaggtaaatgtaatgGGACGCAGACAAAAAGCTGACCTTGAAGAAATATCTGAGGATGAGAGAAAGCATCATAAgagggaagcaaaagaagtggccttgataaggattagacaaattgcacaggatgaaatctcaCAAGAAAAAAGTGACATAGTATATGGTCCTGTTCAACTATGGGAAGAGGCTTTAAAAGatgagaaaacagaaaagaaacagaAGATTAACTTTGAAGAAATAGAAGTAGGAATTGTAAAAATGCGTATCCAGTACTTTAAAAATATCACACAAGGAAACATGAAGGAAGAAGGCGATCATCATGGACAATCTTGGGACTTGAGAAACCATCTTGAAAGGACCGCAAAAGATGTTGCCTCGACTAGGATTAGAAATATCTTACAAGAGGTTATCAAAGAAAACTTTGATGAGTAG